In one Tenebrio molitor chromosome Y, icTenMoli1.1, whole genome shotgun sequence genomic region, the following are encoded:
- the LOC138140576 gene encoding zinc finger BED domain-containing protein 4-like, with the protein MNAALPKYKLRGRDFFSSHLCDYLYNKLAKKIKDLLAEFEKLSFTTDLWSDLHSGVSLLSLTAQGISNDFRKISIILKCEVMHGRHTGDVISTKFEKILQEWGINRQAVHCMVRDRGSNMIKAMQLSGFENVNCAIHQIQLCIRAGIDSQEWLQELIVKLKKNVTHFNHSLVARDELTKIQKERLNQPALFVIQDCPTRWNSTFYMMERFAKLKDSLVLYLSANPIAMISPEDWINVQKFLQIMQPFEEITRNLSNSQVSISSVIPLIEVLMTTLQQEETKPDTSEQFQNFTRKLRDELNSSTRFGDLMKDDKYTIATYLDPRYKSKFFNNVVTEQVESKILNLIMIRTKDTNANQEDDCRPSTPSSPKRARIQIEPSTSCALQTLESLLNTNEDQLDPTTTDDNSDNLRLVLQSNILEYQKEKRLPLQQDPVKWWQSNGHKYHHIVPLVRQYLSAPPSSVASEQLFSGAGLVYEEHRNRLRGEKAAKLLFVKYNLPLINFEY; encoded by the coding sequence ATGAATGCTGCTCTTCCAAAATATAAGTTGAGAGgacgtgattttttttcttcacattTGTGTGATTATTTGTACAATAAATTGgcaaagaaaatcaaagatttACTTgctgaatttgaaaaattatctttCACAACTGACTTATGGTCTGATCTTCATTCTGGAGTTTCATTACTTAGTTTGACCGCTCagggaatttcaaatgattttcGTAAAATCTCTATAATTCTGAAATGTGAAGTCATGCACGGGCGTCATACAGGTGATGTAATATcgacaaaatttgaaaagataCTTCAAGAATGGGGCATAAATCGTCAAGCAGTGCACTGTATGGTCCGTGATCGTGGATCTAACATGATTAAAGCAATGCAGTTGTCAGGCTTTGAGAATGTGAATTGTGCAATTCATCAGATCCAACTTTGCATTCGAGCAGGTATTGATTCACAAGAGTGGCTCCAGGAACttattgtcaaattgaaaaaaaatgtaactcaTTTCAATCATTCCTTAGTCGCACGAGACGAGctaacaaaaattcaaaaggaACGCCTTAATCAACCTGCTCTCTTTGTTATTCAGGATTGCCCAACACGCTGGAATAGTACATTCTACATGATGGAACGATTTGCAAAGCTCAAGGATTCGCTCGTTTTGTACCTAAGCGCAAATCCAATCGCGATGATCTCCCCTGAAGACTggataaatgttcaaaaatttttacaaataatgCAACCATTCGAAGAAATTACTAGAAACTTGAGTAATTCTCAAGTCAGCATTTCATCAGTTATACCATTAATTGAAGTTCTTATGACCACTTTACAACAAGAAGAAACTAAACCTGATACTTCAGaacaattccaaaattttacaagaaaGTTACGCGATGAATTGAATTCAAGTACGAGATTTGGAGACCTGATGAAAGACGATAAGTACACAATTGCGACATACTTAGACCCGCgatataaatcaaaatttttcaataatgtcGTCACGGAGCAAGTTGAGTCCAAAATACTTAATTTGATAATGATCAGAACCAAAGATACAAACGCAAATCAAGAAGATGATTGCAGACCTTCTACTCCTTCTAGCCCCAAAAGGGCCCGAATTCAAATTGAGCCTTCAACAAGTTGTGCATTACAAACGTTAGAGTCCTTGTTAAACACGAATGAAGACCAACTAGACCCAACAACTACCGATGACAATAGCGACAATCTGCGTTTGGTGTTGCAGTCAAATATACTAGAATACCAAAAAGAGAAAAGATTACCGCTGCAACAAGATCCAGTAAAGTGGTGGCAATCAAATGGGCATAAGTACCATCATATCGTGCCACTAGTGCGGCAGTATTTATCAGCTCCGCCCAGTAGCGTAGCCAGTGAGCAACTATTCAGTGGAGCTGGTCTCGTATATGAAGAACATAGAAATAGACTGCGCGGAGAAAAAGCAGCTAAATTATTGTTTGTGAAATATAATTTGCCATTAATAAATTTcgaatattaa